From the Primulina tabacum isolate GXHZ01 chromosome 3, ASM2559414v2, whole genome shotgun sequence genome, one window contains:
- the LOC142538746 gene encoding uncharacterized protein LOC142538746: MARRSNSSRKSTPNYGLIGEPDHFTIKMYYNGRFKSLEKHDEYIGESFEYFDSVDLDKLGMIEMWGFMKELGFEDKNSFRFWHKVGTTISEGGYLENDSDVLNIRKYIPINYEVEIYIEHLDGKNDEVGDENVDNFGNSVYDFVENNELVDAVVVHDIESTKGKSIVPERENTDNLLHKMHEYESEVDICADSDGLTSLHDSDEDEVKNYLLFDPKKDFENQELKLGLVFSSKKGAKFTIESHCIREGRPVKFEKNDNIQLWAKCNDDKCCWMIHVAKMTNDSCWQVRNFDGCHIHCVRDFKNKCVNSTWLGKTFAKKFSTNPKLGHLEFREEISTILQSDFSRKTAYMAKRKALKLVQGSVAEQFRQIRKYCAELKRSDAGATVVLKLTENDEGPRFQRLYVCFSACKQGFKNACRRVIGVDGCFLKVEHGGQLLSAVGLDPNNNIFPICYAMVERERKDSWTWFLQLLDEDIGVGNDLHTWTFMSEKQKDSV, translated from the exons ATGGCTAGACGGAGTAATTCCTCAAGAAAGAGCACTCCAAATTATG GATTAATTGGGGAACCGGATCACTTTACAATTAAAATGTATTATAATGGAAGATTCAAATCTCTTGAGAAACACGATGAATACATTGGTGAGagttttgaatattttgatTCCGTCGATCTTGATAAGCTGGGAATGATTGAAATGTGGGGATTTATGAAAGAGCTTGGATTTGAAGATAAAAATTCTTTTAGATTTTGGCACAAAGTTGGAACTACAATCAGTGAAGGCGGATACTTGGAAAATGATTCGGATGTGTTGAATATTAGAAAATATATTCCAATTAATTATGAGGTTGAAATATATATTGAACACTTAGATGGTAAGAATGACGAAGTTGGAGATGAAAATGTTGATAATTTTGGTAACAGTGTGTATGATTTTGTAGAAAATAATGAGTTAGTTGATGCAGTTGTTGTCCATGATATAGAATCTACGAAAGGAAAAAGTATTGTCCCTGAAAGAGAAAATACAGATAATCTCCTTCATAAAATGCATGAGTATGAAAGTGAAGTGGATATTTGTGCAGATAGTGACGGTTTGACCAGTCTTCATGATTCTGACGAGGATgaagttaaaaattatttgttgtttGACCCaaaaaaagattttgaaaatcaaGAGTTGAAGCTTGGTTTAGTATTTAGCTCAAAAAAAGGAGCAAAATTCACAATTGAAAGTCACTGCATTAGAGAAGGAAGACCGGTGAAGTTTGAAAAAAATGATAACATCCAATTGTGGGCTAAGTGCAATGATGATAAATGTTGTTGGATGATCCATGTTGCGAAGATGACTAATGATAGTTGTTGGCAAGTCAGAAATTTTGATGGATGTCACATTCATTGTGTTCGTGATTTTAAAAACAAGTGTGTCAACTCAACGTGGTTGGGAAAGACGTTTGCCAAAAAATTTAGCACAAATCCTAAATTGGGACACTTGGAGTTTAGGGAAGAGATTTCTACCATTCTTCAGTCAGATTTTTCAAGGAAGACCGCCTACATGGCAAAGAGAAAGGCGCTGAAATTAGTGCAAGGTTCTGTCGCTGAGCAGTTTCGGCAAATAAGGAAATATTGTGCTGAATTGAAAAGATCCGACGCTGGGGCTACTGTAGTTTTGAAGTTGACAGAGAATGACGAAGGTCCAAGGTTTCAGAGATTGTATGTTTGTTTTTCAGCTTGCAAACAAGGATTTAAGAATGCTTGTCGGCGTGTCATTGGTGTTGATGGATGCTTCTTAAAGGTAGAACATGGTGGGCAATTGTTATCGGCCGTGGGGCTAGATCCGAATAATAACATTTTTCCAATATGTTATGCAATGGTTGAGCGTGAAAGA